In Lates calcarifer isolate ASB-BC8 linkage group LG4, TLL_Latcal_v3, whole genome shotgun sequence, a genomic segment contains:
- the LOC108883659 gene encoding transcription factor JunD, with translation METALYPGTEVSNIYSQTTMMKKEINLNLDDQHSELKSNPLRDTDGLLNSPDLGLLKLTSPDLERLIIQSNGLVTTTTSTNNSNPTSQFLYPKSASDEQEFAEGFVKALEDLHKQNQLSEAGCVSVDRLELLGSSNAVGSAGLQTPDLPVYTTLNGYAASPLGATTINYSTDTIPFPPPPSHLASAQQQAAAAAAALSRLQSAGVVKDEPQTVPDMQSFGESPPLSPIDMDNQERIKAERKKLRNRIAASKCRKRKLERISRLEDKVKTLKTQNTELASTASVLREQVAQLKQKVMNHVSSGCQLLPNQVQAY, from the coding sequence ATGGAAACAGCCCTCTACCCAGGCACCGAGGTTTCCAACATCTATTCCCAGACCACGATGATGAAGAAGGAAATTAATCTGAACCTGGACGACCAGCACTCCGAGCTCAAATCAAACCCGCTCCGGGATACAGACGGACTCCTCAATTCGCCCGACTTGGGACTCTTGAAACTAACCTCTCCGGACCTGGAGCGCCTCATTATCCAGTCCAACGGTCTggtcaccaccaccacctccaccaacaACAGCAACCCGACCTCCCAGTTCCTCTACCCGAAGTCTGCCAGCGACGAGCAGGAGTTCGCCGAAGGTTTCGTCAAGGCGCTGGAGGATCTTCACAAGCAGAACCAGCTGAGCGAAGCGGGGTGCGTCTCCGTGGATAGACTGGAGCTCCTCGGGTCATCCAACGCCGTCGGGTCTGCCGGGCTCCAGACACCAGACCTTCCTGTATACACTACTTTGAACGGCTATGCGGCCAGCCCGCTCGGAGCCACCACCATCAACTACTCCACGGACACCATCCCCTTCCCGCCGCCTCCGTCTCATCTGGCCAGCGCGCAGCAACAGGCGGCCGCTGCGGCTGCCGCTCTGTCACGACTCCAGTCCGCCGGCGTGGTGAAGGACGAGCCCCAGACGGTACCAGACATGCAGAGTTTCGGAGAGAGCCCCCCTCTGTCTCCCATCGACATGGACAACCAAGAGCGCATCAAGGCGGAGAGGAAAAAGCTGCGGAACAGGATAGCCGCCTCCAAGTGCCGCAAGAGAAAACTGGAGAGGATCTCCCGGCTGGAGGACAAGGTCAAGACCCTGAAAACGCAGAACACCGAGCTGGCCTCCACAGCCAGCGTCCTCAGGGAGCAAGTGGCCCAGCTGAAGCAAAAGGTGATGAACCATGTCAGCAGCGGATGCCAGCTTTTACCAAACCAGGTCCAGGCTTACTGA